A stretch of DNA from Plantibacter sp. Leaf314:
CGCGACGGTCATGCCGCACGCGATCTACCTCCACTCCTCGCTCAGCCGGGACCGGCACGGCGTCCAGACGAGCGACGGCGCCATCCGTCGGCTCATCGTGGCGACCCGGTGGGACGTCGCGGCGGCGCTCGTCCTCGCCGGGGCGGTGAACATCGCGATGCTGCTGCTCGCGGCCGCATCGCTCGGCGGTGTCGAGGGGACGGACTCGATCGAGGGCGCGCATGCGGCGATCACCGCAGCGCTCGGGCCGGTGATCGGCGTGATCTTCGCCATCGGCCTGCTCGCCTCAGGTCTCGCCTCGACCTCGGTGGGCGCCTACGCGGGAGCGTCGATCATGGGCGGGCTCCTCAAGGTGCGCATCCCGTTGCTCGCCCGACGGGTGATCACCCTCATCCCGGCGCTCGCCATCCTGGCGGCGGGCATCGACCCGACCACCGCCCTCGTGCTCAGCCAGGTGTTCCTCAGCCTCGGGATCCCCTTCGCGCTCATCCCGCTCGTGCGCTACACCGGCGACCGACGGATCATGGGCGTCCACGTCGACCAGCTCGTCACGAGGGTGCTCGCCTGGGTCGTCGTCGGGCTCATCGTCGCGTTGAACGTCGCCCTCATCGTGCTGACGTTCTTCGGCTGACGGTCGCATCGACGATCGCCGTCGGGTGGTTGGGGCGGCCAGCCGCGGCGGTGGGGTGCTGGACGATCAGCCGGCGACGGTGACCCAGACGGCGTCGGCGGCGAGGCGTCCGAGCGTGAGACGCGTGCCGGTCGCGGTCAGGCGGAGTTCGAGTTCGCCGGCGAAGGCGCGGTGGTCGTCGACGGCGAGCTCGGTGTCGAGGACGATGCCGAGCGTGCTCAGGTGGCGGAGCGTCTCCGGGTCGGCGTCGGAGATGCGGCACACCGTCAGGGCGCTGTCCGACGGGGCCTCGTTCAACCGGACGGCGTCCGGCCGGTGCGGGGTGCCGTCCGCCGAGGGGATCGGGTCGCCGTGCGGATCGCGGATGGGGTGACCGAGCGCGGCGTCGATGCGCTCGATCATGGTGTCGCTCGCCGCGTGCTCGAGGATCTCCGCCTCGTCGTGGACCTCGTCCCACCCGTAGCCGAGCATCTCGACGAGGAAGGTCTCGATCAGCCGGTGCCGACGGACCATCGCGACCGCGTGCGCCTGGCCGGCCGGCGTGAGCTCGATGCTGCCGTACGGCTCGTGCACGACGAGCCCCTGGGCCGCCAATCGCTTCACGGCGTCGGAGGCGGTCGCCGGGCGGACGCCCATGCGGTCCGCGAGCAGCTTGACGGTGGCGGACTCGTCCGCCCATTCCGAGGTCGTCCAGATCGTCTTGAGGTAGTCCTGGGACACGGAGGAGAGGCCGGAGACGGACATGTGTCCAGTCTACGGAGGCCGGCGGTGGTCCACCGGGTGGCCGCCAGCGGGTCACCGGCCGTTCAGGTCCGCCTGGCAGAATGATCTCCGACACCCCCGAACGGGGCACCCGGCTGCTACGGTCGAGTTCCCCAGCCACCCGCACACCGATCCACTCGACGAGAAGGGCCATGCGATGCCTCAGGCGCTCAGCAGCTCGACCGCTCGACTCGGATCCGGTGCGCGCGCGACGCTCGAACTCGTCGCTGCGGCGATGGCCGGGGACGGCCACCGGACGCCGGCCGGGCAGGACGGCACGACCACCCGTCGGCCCGTCGAGCTCACCCTCCGCCGACTGCCCGCGATCGTCGCGGTGCTGTTGCTGGCCGTCGTCATCCTCGCGGTCATCGGCGTGCTCGTCGTGCTCTCGCTCGTCGTGCGCGTGCTCGCCGCCGGTGTCGCGGCACTCGGCCCGCGGCCACACCTCGTCGCCCTCCGCTGACGCCCTCCGCCGGCTGACGGGATCGGCCGCGTCATCAGGCTGCACTCCGCAGACGCTCCGGGTAGGCTGGGTGACATGCGTCTCCGCCTGTCGTGTTCCTACTGTCCCCGCTGAACCGTCCCCTCCGGGATGCCGCCTCAGCCGTCCCAGCCATCCGGTGACGCACGCGAGAGTCGTGCGGTGACGCACCACAGGAACAGATTGCAGACATGAACTACGCAGACTCCGTCCTCGATCTCATCGGGAACACGCCACTCGTGAAGCTCAACCGGGTCACCGAGGGCATCGCCGCCACGGTGCTCGTCAAGGTCGAGTACCTCAACCCGGGCGGCTCCTCGAAGGACCGCATCGCGACGCGCATCATCGACGCCGCCGAGGCGTCCGGGCAGTTGCAGCCGGGCGGCACGATCGTCGAACCGACCTCCGGCAACACCGGCGTCGGCCTCGCGCTCGTCGCCCAGCAGCGCGGGTACCGGTGCGTGTTCGTCCTGCCGGACAAGGTGGGGGAGGACAAGCGCAACGTGCTGACCGCCTACGGCGCCGAGATCGTCGTCACGCCGACGTCCGTCGCACCGGACAGCCCCGACTCCTACTACAGCGTGTCCGACCGCCTGACGGCCGAGATCCCTGGCGCGTTCAAGCCCAACCAGTACGCGAACCCCAACGGGCCGCTCAGCCACTACGAGTCCACCGGTCCCGAGATCTGGCGCGACACCGAGGGCGAGATCACCCACTTCGTCGCCGGCGTGGGCACCGGCGGCACCATCTCCGGGACGGGCAAGTACCTCAAGGAGGTCTCCGAGGGCGGCGTACGCATCATCGGCGCCGACCCGGAGGGCTCGGTCTACTCGGGCGGCACCGGACGCCCGTACCTCGTCGAGGGCGTCGGCGAGGACTTCTGGCCGTCGGCCTACGACCCGTCCATCCCCGACGAGATCATCGCCGTCACGGACGCCGAGTCGTTCGCGATGACGCGTCGCCTCGCCCGCGAGGAGGGGCTGCTCGTCGGTGGGTCCAGCGGCATGGCCGTCCAGGCGGCGCTCGTCGCCGCCCGCGAGCTCCCGGCGTCGGCCGTCGTCGTCGTCCTCCTGCCCGACGGTGGCCGCGGCTACCTCGGCAAGATCTTCAACGACTCGTGGCTGGAGTCGTACGGCTTCAGCGAGGTCGCGGACGACCGCACCGTCGGCGACATCCTCCGAGGCAAGGGCGACACGATGCCCGGTCTCGTGCACGTGCACCCGAGCGACACCGTCCGCGACGTCATCGACATCATGACCGAGTACGGCGTCTCCCAGCTGCCCGTCCTGAGTGCCGAACCGCCCGTCGTGATGGGTGAGGTCGCCGGCGCGATCGACGAGGCCAGCCTCATGGCCGCCGTGTTCAGCGGCACCGCCACGATGACGGACGCCGTGAGCGGCTTCGTCGGCGAGCCGTTGCCGCTCATCGGCGTCGGCGCGTCCATCCCAGCGGCCCGCACGGCCCTCGGCTCAGCGCCCGCCTTCCTCGTGACCGACGGCGGCAAGCCCGTCGGCGTCATCACGCGGCACGACCTGCTCACCTACCTGGCGGGCTGACGATGGACGGCATGCCACGCCGCCTGCCGGAGGCCGGACGATGTCGGGCCCGCGCCTGACCCCGGCCCGTCCGACGGCCCCATCCGACACCCCCGCATCCTGAACCGAAAGAGTCACCCATGAGCAAGCACGACCACGGCTTCGCCACCCGCAGCATCCACGCCGGCCAGGAGTTCGACCCCACCACCGGGGCGATCATCCCGCCGATCTACCAGACCTCCACCTTCGTGCAGGACGGCGTCGGCGGGCTCCGCGGCGGCTATGAGTACAGCCGCTCCGCGAACCCGACCCGCTCCGCGCTGGAGACCCAGCTCGCCGCCCTCGAGGGCGCCAAGCACGGCTTCTCCTTCGCCTCCGGCCTGGCCGCCGAGGACGCGCTCATCCGCACCGCGCTCCGCCCCGGCGACCACATCGTCATCGGCAACGACGTCTACGGCGGCACCTACCGCCTCATCAACCGCGTGCACGGCGCGTGGGGGATCGAGCACACCGTCGTCGACCTCGGCGACCTCGCGGCCGTCGAAGCGGCGATCATCCCGGGCCGCACGAAGCTGTTGTGGGTCGAGACGCCGAGCAACCCGCTCATGAAGATCAGCGACATCGCGGCGCTCGCCGCCCTCGCCCACCGGCACGAGGTGCTCTCGGTGGTCGACAACACCTTCGCGTCCCCGGCGCTCCAGCAGCCGCTCTCGCTCGGTGCGGACATCGTCGTGCACTCCACCACCAAGTACCTCGGCGGACACTCCGACGTCCTCGGCGGCGCCATCATCATGAACGACGACGAGCTCGCCGAACAGCTCGGCTTCGTGCAGTTCGCCGCCGGAGCCGTCTCGGCGCCGCTCGACGCCTGGCTCACGACGCGCGGCATCAAGACGCTCGCGGTCCGCATGCGCCAGCACAGCGAGAACGCGCAGGCGATCGCCGAGCACCTCGAGGGCCACCCGGCCGTGGAGCGCGTGTACTACCCGGGTCTCGAGAGCCACATCGGCCACGAGCTCGCCGCCAAGCAGATGTCCGGGTTCGGCGGCATGCTGTCGCTCGCGCTCGTCGGTGGCCCCGCTGCGGCGAAGCGGCTCGTCGAGAAGACGAAGCTGTTCGCGCTCGCGGAGTCGCTCGGTGGTGTCGAGTCCCTCATCGGGCTGCCGGCGCAGATGACCCACGCCTCGGTCAAGGGCACCGAGCTGGCCGTGCCGGAGAACGTCGTCCGACTGTCGGTGGGCATCGAGGACGTCTCCGACCTCATCGCCGACCTCGACCGAGCCCTCGCCAAGGTCGTCAAGGCGAGCGCCAAGCACTAGCCGTCGTCAGAGACCCCGTTCCCGTCCCGTTCGTCTCCGTTCGCAATTCAGGACCGCCTCGGCGTGTCCGGCGCTGACGAAGCCGCCTGCCCGCGGCGCGCCGGGCGCGTCCTGAATTGTGGACGGGAGCGGGGAGCGGGTACCCATCCGGATCACGGCTTGACCTCAACTCGACTTGAGGTTCTAGGCTCGGATCCGTGACCGCAGCCTCCCCGCAGACCTCCCCGACACCCGTGCCGACGGAGACCACCGACGACGGCATCTTCGGACGTCGGTTCCTCCTGATCACCATCGGCGCGTGTGCGCTCGTCTTCCTCGGCGCGTTCGAATCGCTCGCCGTCACGACGATCATGCCGCTCGTGAGCGCCGAGCTCGACGGCGAGCAGCTCTACGCCCTCGCCTTCGCCGGCCCGCTCGCCGTGAGCGTCATCGGTATGGTCGCGGCCGGCTCCGTCGCCGACCGCATCGGACCGGTCCAGCCGCTCCTCGCCTCGGTCGCCCTGTTCATCGTGGGGCTGCTGCTCGCGGGGACGGCGACGACCATGTGGACGCTCGTCGCCGGGCGGCTCGTGCAGAGCCTCGGCTCCGGGGCGATGACGGTCGCGCTCTACGTCCTCGTCGCTCGCATCTACCCGCCCGCGCTCCACCCGCGGATCTTCGCCGGGTTCGCCGCCGCGTGGGTCGTCCCCTCGCTCATCGGACCGTTCCTCGCCGGCGTCGTCGCCGAGCAGTTCACCTGGCACTGGGTGTTCCTCGGTGTGGTCGGGCTCGTCGTGATCGCGACCGTCCTGCTCCTCCCGGCCCTGCGGATGCTCCGCGCAGCGGCGGTCGAGCGCGCCGACCGGCAGGCGGCGGACGCGGCGGCGACCGGCGGCCGGACGGTGGCGCCCGGATCGACGAACGCGGCCGACGTCCGACGGCTCGGCTGGGCCGTCCTCGTCGCCGCGGCGGTGCTCGCGGTCAACGTCTCGACCGAGTTCTCCGGCTGGACCGCCTGGCTCCTCCCGATCGTCGGCGCGGTGGTCGCGATCCTCGCCCTCCGTCCGCTCGTCCCGCTCGGCACGCTGACGGCGAGGCGGGGTCTGCCGACCGTCATCCTCGTCCGCGGCCTCACCTCCGCCGCGTTCTTCGGCGCCGAGGTCTACGTGCCGTACCTGCTGACCCGCGAACACGGGCTCACCCCGGCGCTCGCCGGTCTGGCGCTGACGGGTGGGGCCATCGCGTGGTCGGTGTCCTCCTGGTTGCAGGGACGCCTGGGGGA
This window harbors:
- a CDS encoding MFS transporter, yielding MTAASPQTSPTPVPTETTDDGIFGRRFLLITIGACALVFLGAFESLAVTTIMPLVSAELDGEQLYALAFAGPLAVSVIGMVAAGSVADRIGPVQPLLASVALFIVGLLLAGTATTMWTLVAGRLVQSLGSGAMTVALYVLVARIYPPALHPRIFAGFAAAWVVPSLIGPFLAGVVAEQFTWHWVFLGVVGLVVIATVLLLPALRMLRAAAVERADRQAADAAATGGRTVAPGSTNAADVRRLGWAVLVAAAVLAVNVSTEFSGWTAWLLPIVGAVVAILALRPLVPLGTLTARRGLPTVILVRGLTSAAFFGAEVYVPYLLTREHGLTPALAGLALTGGAIAWSVSSWLQGRLGDRLSNANAVQIGSSLVTVAVAVALLAALLGLPPVVPIAAWVVSGGGMGLMFPRLSVMTLAYSDERSQGFNSAAMSIGDAIGGALALAATGLAFTALDGSVGLAGAGWVASGGVAFAGCFAIALLAGVAAVVVARRVRRPEPSRADG
- a CDS encoding metal-dependent transcriptional regulator, with the protein product MSVSGLSSVSQDYLKTIWTTSEWADESATVKLLADRMGVRPATASDAVKRLAAQGLVVHEPYGSIELTPAGQAHAVAMVRRHRLIETFLVEMLGYGWDEVHDEAEILEHAASDTMIERIDAALGHPIRDPHGDPIPSADGTPHRPDAVRLNEAPSDSALTVCRISDADPETLRHLSTLGIVLDTELAVDDHRAFAGELELRLTATGTRLTLGRLAADAVWVTVAG
- a CDS encoding Nramp family divalent metal transporter, translating into MASVTTDLSAPKTRAPRGPRLLFLLGPAFVAAIAYVDPGNVAANLTAGAQYGYLLVWVLVAANAMAVLVQYLSAKLGLVTGKSLPELLGSRLRTGPRRLYWVQAELVAAATDLAEVIGGAVALYLLFGIPLVLGGVIVGVFSIVLLAVQNWYGQRHFEFAILALLAVIAVGFLAGLFVSPVDWGAAAGGLVPRFEGTATVLLAASMLGATVMPHAIYLHSSLSRDRHGVQTSDGAIRRLIVATRWDVAAALVLAGAVNIAMLLLAAASLGGVEGTDSIEGAHAAITAALGPVIGVIFAIGLLASGLASTSVGAYAGASIMGGLLKVRIPLLARRVITLIPALAILAAGIDPTTALVLSQVFLSLGIPFALIPLVRYTGDRRIMGVHVDQLVTRVLAWVVVGLIVALNVALIVLTFFG
- a CDS encoding cystathionine gamma-synthase, with product MSKHDHGFATRSIHAGQEFDPTTGAIIPPIYQTSTFVQDGVGGLRGGYEYSRSANPTRSALETQLAALEGAKHGFSFASGLAAEDALIRTALRPGDHIVIGNDVYGGTYRLINRVHGAWGIEHTVVDLGDLAAVEAAIIPGRTKLLWVETPSNPLMKISDIAALAALAHRHEVLSVVDNTFASPALQQPLSLGADIVVHSTTKYLGGHSDVLGGAIIMNDDELAEQLGFVQFAAGAVSAPLDAWLTTRGIKTLAVRMRQHSENAQAIAEHLEGHPAVERVYYPGLESHIGHELAAKQMSGFGGMLSLALVGGPAAAKRLVEKTKLFALAESLGGVESLIGLPAQMTHASVKGTELAVPENVVRLSVGIEDVSDLIADLDRALAKVVKASAKH
- a CDS encoding cystathionine beta-synthase, which gives rise to MNYADSVLDLIGNTPLVKLNRVTEGIAATVLVKVEYLNPGGSSKDRIATRIIDAAEASGQLQPGGTIVEPTSGNTGVGLALVAQQRGYRCVFVLPDKVGEDKRNVLTAYGAEIVVTPTSVAPDSPDSYYSVSDRLTAEIPGAFKPNQYANPNGPLSHYESTGPEIWRDTEGEITHFVAGVGTGGTISGTGKYLKEVSEGGVRIIGADPEGSVYSGGTGRPYLVEGVGEDFWPSAYDPSIPDEIIAVTDAESFAMTRRLAREEGLLVGGSSGMAVQAALVAARELPASAVVVVLLPDGGRGYLGKIFNDSWLESYGFSEVADDRTVGDILRGKGDTMPGLVHVHPSDTVRDVIDIMTEYGVSQLPVLSAEPPVVMGEVAGAIDEASLMAAVFSGTATMTDAVSGFVGEPLPLIGVGASIPAARTALGSAPAFLVTDGGKPVGVITRHDLLTYLAG